The Zonotrichia leucophrys gambelii isolate GWCS_2022_RI chromosome 20, RI_Zleu_2.0, whole genome shotgun sequence genome contains a region encoding:
- the LOC135456175 gene encoding E3 ubiquitin-protein ligase RNF182-like, with translation MLNPKRRYRRPHAGKAHPRADRERGTPEYREPHRSRTKPRTRPAPAPQQPAEPGSARWGSAGPRHGSSELPLRSPLPVTGPTPRRCRRPLRRARPRSAAGSAPRLPPWGCRARARCRRAHRSRRARRRRGPSRRCVPAGSRSPDSPPQPPRSMAQPESKLVSPPVAPSSPELECHICYSRFDARARRPKLLRCGHRLCARCLRRIVPPGDASTPQLRCPFCRQHSPVPGGDVQQLQDDGEALALLTGRERAKKRGPPLSPEVLLCPSVLEPTSSPDCLVVTILEVPEDVTPPESLGRLEVVRLYRPTSLGALPCHGPGQKWRSWGWQAVPRFILGVLCLLYFSSLPFGIYLLLIEHHSLGIILVSLVPSTLLLCIVYSLCQCLCLEVFGFPHS, from the exons ATGCTGAACCCCAAGCGCCGCTACCGCAGGCCCCACGCCGGGAAGGCGCATCCCAGGGCTGACCGTGAGCGGGGAACCCCGGAGTACCGGGAGCCGCACCGATCCCGCACCAAACCCCGCACCCGCCCTGCGCCTGCCCCTCAGCAGCCGGCAGAGCCCGGTTCTGCACGATGGGGCTCCGCAGGGCCCCGGCACGGCTCGTCCGAGCTCCCCCTCCGTTCCCCGCTCCCCGTTACCGGGCCAACgccgcggcgctgccggcggcCCCTGCGCCGTGCTCGCCCCCGCAGCGCGGCGGGCAGCGCCCCGCGCCTCCCCCCATGGGGCTGCCGGGCCCGAGCCCGCTGCCGCCGAGCCCACCGGAGCCGCCGAGCCCGCCGGCGGCGGGGACCGAGCCGCCGCTGTGTCCCCGCCGGGAGCCGCAG cccggacagccccccgcagcccccgagGAGCATGGCCCAGCCGGAGAGCAAGCTGGTGTCCCCGCCGGTGGCACCCTCGTCCCCCGAGCTGGAGTGCCACATCTGCTACAGCCGCTTCGACGCCCGAGCCCGCAGGCCCAAGCTGCTCCGCTGTGGCCATCGCCTCTGTGCCCGCTGCCTGCGCAGGATTGTTCCCCCGGGGGACGCTTCTACCCCCCAGCTCCGCTGTCCCTTCTGCCGCCAGCACAGCCCGGTGCCGGGCGGGGacgtgcagcagctgcaggatgaTGGGgaggcactggcactgctgacAGGCCGTGAACGGGCCAAGAAACGGGGGCCACCCCTATCTCCTGAGGTACTCCTTTGCCCCAGCGTGCTGGAGCCCACGTCCAGCCCCGACTGCCTGGTTGTCACCATCCTGGAGGTGCCAGAGGACGTAACCCCACCAGAGagcctgggcaggctggaggtGGTGCGGCTGTACCGCCCCACGAGCCTgggtgccctgccctgccacggCCCTGGGCAGAAGTGGCGCTCCTGGGGGTGGCAAGCCGTCCCCCGCTTCATTCTGGGCGTCCTCTGCCTCCTCTACTTCAGCTCCCTGCCCTTCGGCATCTACCTCCTGCTCATCGAGCACCACAGCCTGGGCATCATCCTGGTCAGTCTTGTGCCCTCCACCCTCCTTCTCTGCATTGTCTACAGCCTCTGCCAGTGCCTGTGCCTGGAGGTCTTTGGGTTCCCCcactcctga